The Anas acuta chromosome 9, bAnaAcu1.1, whole genome shotgun sequence sequence TCATCTGAGAGGCGTCATCTGTCCTATAGGAAAAAACAGGCAGTTCttactttgctcttttctttctggttcAGCCAAACCACCTctttaaaaactaaaagaaTGGACCTGAGAATTTGCACTAAAAGAATGTGCAAGTCTGGGAACCCAGTcagtagcaaagaaaaaaaattactttgaaatttttgaattcttttttttttttttttaatgttcgtttcatttattcttttatagCATACGTTTTTTATGGCGTGTGGTTGTGTTTGGCTCTGAAATCATTACTGAATTTTTCCTAATCGTATGAATGGAAGAGACATCGTGGTGGCAGCGATCGTGCCGCTCTCAGGGGTCCCCTGATGCCCCTGGGAGCACTTCCCGGAGCTAACAGGAGCAGCCAGATGGCAAGTGCTCTGTAGggtggcaggcagcaggggtGGGCAGGCAGGGGATTTTCCCAGTTTTTGCTTTACTTTCCCCATAAAATAGACGCTGTGTAAGGCCACCTGCCAGGCAGATGggcccagcactgccacagGTCCTATGGCTTGTGTGTAGGTCAGCTGTGATGCACATGGGCCATGGTTCTCATGCTAAAAGGAAACCAGGTGATgatctggattaaaaaaattGGAAGTATAATGAAAGGGATGCAGGGAAGAGTGCAGGAATGAAGAGGGTGAGTGCAGAACACACGGGCTCTATGGGGATAAGTGGGTGCAGAGGGTGCTGCATGCACTTCGTTATGGCCTTCCCCTTCTCCTACAGCTGCCAGCATGTGGAGCTCTCCGGTGGCCGTCCCTGTGGCCGtgatgctgctggtggcagccacGCAGGCAGCAGCGAAGGTCACCCCGGCACTGAGATTCACCAAGCCGAAGCCATCCCCTCCACCGGGTGCTGCCAACCCTTCTCTCGCCCCCCTCGTGGGAGCCCcgggcagagcccagctgccctCCATGAGCCCCGTGGTGCGGGCGGCCACCACGCTCTTCCCCTTCGAGAACGACACCCTGGACACGGCCGACTTCTTCTTCAACTGCTGCGACTGCTGTCCCCCCACCAGCGGGCCTCGGGGGCCGCCGGGGGAGCCGGGGCCTCCAGGTGCAGACCGCGATGGATCGGTTGGCTCACACCAGGCATCTCAGCACGTTGGCTGATGTCTGCAGTGCCAAAATCTAATGGTTATAACGAGCAGTGCGTTAGTCTGCAAATGCTCGCTTTGATAGCGCTGATACCGGAGCTAGGAActgctcagctggggaaggctggcaaaaatggggaaataatatttttttaatacaatgtACTCAAGCGATTTGCACTTCCGTTAGCTTCCACAGCTAATAGAAGTTATATGGGCTGTGGAAGGGGTTTGTGCTCATAGGGCTGATGGAGAAGCTCTCATGTCAGATGCGTTGTGCTGGGATGGCTCCAGCTGACCGAGCCTGCCCTCAGACAGGCACCAGGAGCTTCGTGATCCTATGTGGATGGAAAAGTAAactaaaagaaagctgaaaagaaagctGGCTTGCTCGCCTTTCCTTGTGCAGCATGGAGCCACCTGCAAGGTTCCTCTTGTGTATTTGcagatttaattctttttaaggAGAGGGGCAATTACTAAGCTATGGGAGCTGCTTGGATGTGCTCATATATTAAAGACAGATTACTTCTGATGTTTTATGAATGCCTGAGCCCCTGCAGCTTTGAGGCAGCTGAAAGttggttttaaaaaatctttaactGTAGCCAAGAGCAAAAAGGAAAGCTGTACGATTTGGGGATTGCAGCAGCAAAAGACaagggctggggagctgcgTGCCAGATCAGGGCATCCTCACCAATGCCAGTGGAAGCCGTGCTGTGTTGTTGTCTCTCCTTTATGCCCCACAAGGGTTTCAGCTGCAATGCACAGAGGGCAGGGTCAGGCCAAACCTGTCTGTCTCACATTTGGTTTGCATCAGCCATatgacagcaaataaaatagcCAGCTCTTACCAGGGTGATGGAAACAGGGTTGCCCTTGTTGCATCCCCTGATGGCGTGTTGCTTAGCTGTTATCACACGTTTTCTCTGTAAAGTTAAACCTCTGAGTTACTAAGATAACTTTGTTGATGTGATTACATTACAGGTCCTaagggggagaagggagatgCTGGTGTGCAAGGTGTGCCAGGAACCCCAGGACCTCAAGGTCCCAAAGGCTTTAAAGGAGAAAGAGGTAAAGCAGACGAACTGCTCCTTTGGAAAACAAGTGCTATTGTCCTCAGCAGATACCACAGAattgtaggaaaaaatatttttgcaaaggaAGCAGATTATGCTGATATGGATTGACACCTTGCGAGATTTAGCATGGCATGAACAGAGGGACAATAActtgggtggtggtggggtgtgTGCAGGTTGTACCGGAAAGCCATAAAGCCATCTTTATGGCTGCTCATAAAGGTCCCACTCAAAACTCCTTGTTTTTGAGGAGTTTTTCCCTCATTTGGGGGCAGAAATCCGACATGAGGACGATACGGAGTTGTCTGCACGGTGGTGCTTGGTGCTGGGCGATGCAGCTGGGGGTTGTGAGGTctgttctggaaaacaaacattgcTCCTTGTGCTCAGGGACCCATGCAAAATGGTACCAGTCACTTTCTGTGTAATGATTTCTGCGCTGCAGACAGTGTCACAAATGGCATATTAATGGTGCAATGTCCTAGGAGGCAAAGGGGAGCAAGGCGAGCGAGGAATAAGTGGAAACCCTGGTTATCCAGGCAAGCCTGGGCTGCAAGGTACGTAACATGGGCCGGGAAAGCCATGAACAGTGCGTTGGCCTGTCCCTTTGCTGCTGGTGATGGATATCCTATCCTACACTAATGCTGTAACCttttctctgcccctgctctgtCCTAGGTGAAGCTGGAGTGAAAGGCAATAAGGGCAGCTACGGCTTCCCCGGCCTGAAGGGACAAAAGGGCTCCAAGGGGGACACCTGTGAGAACGGCACCAAAGGAGACAAGGGAGACAGGGGGGACGCCGGCGACCCGGGGGTGGATGGAGAACAGGGTGACAAAGGGGAGaagggggacatgggggacaaGGGGTATtgtggggagccgggggggaGAGGCCAAAAGGGggaaagaggggaaggagggatgaagggagaaaaaggcagcaaaggGGAGATGGGGGCTGAGGGCATTCAGGGGGCGGAGggaaagcagggagaaaagggCGAGCAGGGAAGTAAGGGTGACAAAGGGGACCTGGGACCCGCTGGCGTGACGGGACCCTCGGGGCCCAAGGGGGTGGCTGGCAGCAAGGGGGGCCGCGGGGCGCCGGGCAGGAAAGGCTCCCGCGGGGCAAAGGGGTCCCGAGGGGATGCCGCGAAGCTCCTGAGATCAGCCTTCAGCGCCGGCTTGTCCAAACCCTTCCCTCCGCCCAACGTCCCCATCCGGTTTGATAAGATTCTGTACAACGACCAGGAAGATTACAACCCTTCCACCGGGAAATTCAACTGCAGCGTGCCCGGGGCGTACGTCTTCGCCTACC is a genomic window containing:
- the OTOL1 gene encoding otolin-1, whose translation is MWSSPVAVPVAVMLLVAATQAAAKVTPALRFTKPKPSPPPGAANPSLAPLVGAPGRAQLPSMSPVVRAATTLFPFENDTLDTADFFFNCCDCCPPTSGPRGPPGEPGPPGPKGEKGDAGVQGVPGTPGPQGPKGFKGERGGKGEQGERGISGNPGYPGKPGLQGEAGVKGNKGSYGFPGLKGQKGSKGDTCENGTKGDKGDRGDAGDPGVDGEQGDKGEKGDMGDKGYCGEPGGRGQKGERGEGGMKGEKGSKGEMGAEGIQGAEGKQGEKGEQGSKGDKGDLGPAGVTGPSGPKGVAGSKGGRGAPGRKGSRGAKGSRGDAAKLLRSAFSAGLSKPFPPPNVPIRFDKILYNDQEDYNPSTGKFNCSVPGAYVFAYHLTVRGRPARVSLVARSRKVAKARETLYGQEIDQASFLTVLKLSAGDQVWLEVARDWNGVYVSAEDDSVFTGFLLYPDVLEILL